In the genome of Paenibacillus sp. FSL R5-0766, one region contains:
- a CDS encoding cytochrome c oxidase subunit 3, with protein sequence MTTSHAEPVNDKLPHEPEKATLEGRNKLIAFWLFLGGETVLFGTLFATFLALRGQTNDGPTANELFHLPLVAAATFILLVSSLTSVFAIQAMHKGKRDALALWLGITVVLGIGFLALEIYEFYEYVKHKEFGMTTSAFSSAFYTLVGFHGAHVAFGIVWIGIIIGQLFKKGLTVVTAPKVYVSAMYWHFIDVVWVFIFTVVYLLGKVG encoded by the coding sequence ATGACAACCTCACATGCCGAACCGGTGAACGACAAATTGCCGCATGAACCGGAGAAAGCAACGCTAGAAGGCCGTAACAAGCTTATCGCCTTCTGGTTGTTCCTTGGCGGCGAGACGGTACTGTTCGGTACACTCTTTGCTACCTTCCTGGCTCTTCGTGGCCAAACCAATGATGGACCTACGGCGAATGAACTGTTCCACCTGCCACTTGTGGCCGCTGCAACGTTCATTCTCCTGGTCAGTAGTTTGACAAGTGTATTTGCGATTCAGGCCATGCATAAGGGCAAGCGAGACGCACTGGCGTTGTGGCTTGGCATCACGGTAGTACTGGGTATTGGATTTCTCGCACTGGAAATTTACGAGTTCTACGAGTATGTGAAACATAAAGAGTTTGGCATGACCACGAGTGCATTCAGTTCAGCATTCTATACACTGGTCGGGTTCCACGGAGCCCACGTTGCTTTTGGTATTGTGTGGATCGGAATCATTATCGGTCAGCTGTTCAAAAAAGGATTGACGGTCGTAACCGCACCTAAAGTATACGTCTCCGCAATGTACTGGCACTTTATTGACGTGGTATGGGTGTTCATCTTTACGGTCGTGTACCTGCTCGGAAAGGTGGGGTAG
- a CDS encoding cytochrome C oxidase subunit IV family protein translates to MSAQDKTDQQPVKHRHRTEGPQKHVVVFIFSIILTLIAFAAASAGGVNTTFIIIILLVMAILQVFVQLGYWMHLKDKGHLMPILFMAFGFFVAFTCIIMALYWVWW, encoded by the coding sequence ATGTCGGCACAGGATAAGACAGATCAACAGCCTGTGAAACACCGTCACCGGACGGAAGGGCCACAGAAACACGTCGTGGTGTTTATCTTCTCCATTATTCTTACGCTGATTGCGTTTGCGGCTGCTTCTGCCGGAGGGGTCAACACAACCTTTATCATTATTATTTTGCTCGTCATGGCTATTCTTCAAGTATTCGTTCAATTGGGATATTGGATGCACTTGAAGGACAAAGGGCACTTGATGCCAATTCTGTTCATGGCCTTTGGCTTTTTCGTAGCCTTTACGTGCATCATTATGGCACTCTATTGGGTCTGGTGGTAA